The uncultured Desulfobulbus sp. genome window below encodes:
- a CDS encoding Fur family transcriptional regulator → MAEKKHQQQLHHFEQICKDAGLKLTHQRLVIYTELIKSHDHPSAEALYKRLEKSLPSLSLDTVYRTLATFEKLGLVHRLETVSSQARYEALGLRHHHFLCDECLQVFDFFWPAFDTVPLPGELNELGEVDRTSVVVHGICSRCQAKKKS, encoded by the coding sequence ATGGCAGAAAAAAAGCACCAGCAGCAACTCCACCATTTCGAGCAAATCTGTAAAGATGCAGGGCTCAAACTGACCCATCAGCGTCTGGTCATCTACACGGAGCTGATTAAGTCGCACGATCACCCCTCTGCAGAGGCCCTGTACAAACGGTTGGAGAAATCGCTGCCATCGCTTTCCCTGGACACGGTCTACCGTACCCTGGCTACCTTTGAAAAACTTGGTCTGGTGCATCGTCTGGAAACTGTTTCCAGCCAGGCCCGTTATGAAGCTCTTGGATTACGACATCACCATTTTCTCTGTGATGAGTGTCTTCAGGTCTTTGATTTTTTCTGGCCCGCCTTTGATACCGTACCTTTACCGGGGGAGCTCAATGAGCTCGGTGAGGTCGACCGCACCAGCGTGGTGGTGCACGGCATCTGTTCTCGCTGTCAGGCCAAGAAAAAGTCCTGA
- the lipB gene encoding lipoyl(octanoyl) transferase LipB gives MTDRVGFVDLGLRPYKEVHKLQVQLAKALHEGLLQQEQFLCVEHPAVFTMGRNASRVHLGVTGSFLAERSIAVVPIERGGEVTFHGPGQLVLYPILRLKKRYLRVSAYVELLEELMLRLAADFGVEAGRDARNHGVWIGNNKLGSIGIAIRHGVSFHGLALNVNLDLTPFAWINPCGLSGVQMTSLAVQGAENCSMAAVKKRLQHHLALLFSLELEEHSVQQLASLLKEPVLP, from the coding sequence ATGACTGATCGTGTCGGGTTTGTCGACCTGGGGCTGAGGCCCTACAAGGAGGTGCATAAGCTCCAGGTCCAACTGGCCAAGGCGCTGCACGAGGGATTGCTCCAGCAGGAGCAGTTCCTCTGTGTGGAGCATCCGGCCGTTTTCACCATGGGGCGCAACGCCAGCCGTGTCCACCTGGGCGTCACCGGTTCCTTTCTGGCGGAGCGCTCCATCGCGGTTGTACCCATTGAACGTGGTGGTGAGGTCACCTTCCACGGTCCGGGGCAGCTGGTGCTCTACCCGATTCTGCGTTTGAAAAAGCGATATCTTCGCGTCAGTGCATACGTTGAGCTGCTGGAAGAGCTCATGCTGCGTCTGGCTGCGGACTTTGGGGTAGAGGCTGGCCGGGATGCACGAAATCACGGCGTCTGGATCGGCAATAACAAGTTGGGCAGTATCGGAATCGCCATTCGCCATGGGGTTAGCTTTCATGGGCTGGCGCTGAATGTGAACCTTGATCTCACCCCCTTTGCCTGGATCAATCCTTGCGGCCTATCCGGGGTGCAGATGACCTCCTTGGCTGTACAGGGAGCGGAAAACTGTTCCATGGCAGCAGTCAAAAAACGGTTACAGCATCATCTTGCATTACTCTTTTCTCTGGAGCTGGAAGAGCACAGCGTGCAGCAGCTCGCCTCCCTGCTCAAGGAGCCTGTTCTCCCATGA
- the gcvPB gene encoding aminomethyl-transferring glycine dehydrogenase subunit GcvPB: protein MSEQQPTGAANTVLGTGGLIFNEPLLWEKGKKGRMGMSVPESDVPSATLADNLLGSEVDFPDLSEVDVVRHYTRLSQWNFGVDSGMYPLGSCTMKYNPKTNERQAATPAIATAHPMLEESLSQGTLQLLFELQQFLATITGLDAVSLQPAAGAHGELTGMLIFHAYHQHKGHQRHKILIPDTAHGTNPASAALCGYKAVAVKSGADGMLDPELVASLMDEDTAGIMLTNPNTLGLFEERVREIADIVHAQGGLVYGDGANMNAVMGVMDAKKCGIDVLHLNLHKTFSTPHGGGGPGAGPVCVTKELEPFLPVPRVVATEEGYALEENLPLSVGRVHAFHGNFGVLVKAYSYILSMGADGLKQASQLAVLNANYIKEQLKGVLHLPYDRPCMHECVFSDQNQQADKISTLDMAKRLIDYGYHPPTIYFPLVVHGAMMIEPTESECKEDIDQFIATLKTIVQEAKEQPELLQQAPQRTKVRRLDEVQAARCPCLIGLPLAED from the coding sequence ATGAGCGAGCAACAGCCAACAGGAGCAGCCAACACTGTTCTCGGAACCGGTGGCCTGATCTTCAACGAGCCTCTTCTCTGGGAAAAGGGAAAAAAGGGGCGCATGGGCATGTCGGTGCCGGAGAGCGACGTCCCTTCAGCAACGCTTGCGGACAATCTCTTGGGGAGTGAAGTTGATTTTCCGGACCTGAGCGAGGTCGATGTGGTCCGCCACTATACCCGGCTCTCCCAATGGAACTTCGGCGTGGACAGCGGCATGTACCCCCTTGGTTCCTGCACCATGAAATACAACCCCAAGACCAATGAGCGCCAGGCGGCAACGCCGGCCATTGCGACAGCCCACCCCATGCTGGAAGAGAGCTTGAGCCAGGGGACCTTGCAGCTCTTGTTTGAGCTGCAGCAGTTTCTGGCCACCATCACCGGACTGGATGCAGTCTCCCTGCAACCGGCAGCCGGTGCCCATGGTGAGTTGACCGGTATGCTCATCTTTCATGCCTATCATCAGCACAAGGGGCATCAGCGCCATAAGATTCTGATTCCGGATACCGCCCACGGAACCAATCCCGCTTCGGCCGCGCTCTGTGGATATAAGGCGGTTGCGGTCAAATCCGGGGCCGATGGTATGCTCGATCCTGAACTGGTTGCCTCGCTCATGGATGAGGATACCGCCGGGATCATGCTCACCAACCCCAATACGCTCGGCCTTTTTGAAGAGCGGGTGCGGGAAATTGCCGACATTGTCCATGCCCAGGGTGGATTGGTCTATGGGGATGGCGCCAATATGAACGCGGTGATGGGGGTAATGGATGCCAAGAAATGCGGCATCGATGTGCTTCACCTCAACCTGCACAAGACCTTCTCGACCCCCCACGGTGGCGGTGGTCCCGGTGCCGGTCCCGTCTGCGTGACCAAAGAGCTGGAACCTTTCCTGCCCGTACCCCGGGTGGTTGCGACAGAAGAAGGCTACGCACTGGAAGAGAATCTGCCCCTCTCCGTTGGGCGGGTCCATGCCTTCCACGGCAATTTTGGGGTGTTGGTCAAGGCCTACAGCTATATTCTCTCCATGGGCGCGGATGGGCTGAAGCAGGCGAGCCAGCTGGCGGTACTCAACGCCAACTACATCAAAGAGCAGCTCAAGGGGGTGTTGCATCTGCCCTATGATCGTCCCTGTATGCATGAGTGCGTCTTTTCCGATCAGAACCAGCAGGCGGATAAGATTTCCACCTTGGATATGGCCAAACGACTCATCGATTACGGCTATCATCCGCCAACCATCTACTTCCCCCTGGTTGTCCATGGGGCCATGATGATCGAACCCACCGAGAGTGAGTGCAAGGAAGACATCGATCAGTTCATTGCCACCCTCAAGACCATCGTCCAGGAGGCCAAAGAGCAGCCTGAGTTGCTCCAACAGGCTCCCCAGCGGACCAAGGTGCGCCGGCTCGATGAGGTCCAGGCGGCCCGTTGCCCCTGCCTGATCGGTCTGCCTCTGGCTGAGGATTGA
- the recD gene encoding exodeoxyribonuclease V subunit alpha, whose product MMAVDWRELERSSGLRAIDLQVGRLMERLEPQKSSAVPLLASLASWAAGQGHTCLPLSEVSSLLAELGISVEWADDEESLEQQLENSSLVGEGTAHLPLILEHDGKLFLYRYHRCELIIAEFLRERSQQVLPLEQYDQERARLLLDQLFPIHSTAIDWQRAAAALALSKSLVVISGGPGTGKTYTVARILALVQELACQPLRMALVAPTGKAALRLQESIGQAKSELALGGETRLDLKAQTLHRLLGFQVRDGSFRFHRHNPLHLDLLVVDEASMIDVSLMAALLEALPARCRLLLLGDRDQLASVEAGNLFADICGPGGVAWSLVQVERLVPLLGEGIPQATSVPRPLDDSLVLLQKSRRFAENSGIGALAQAVNRGSQEDVREIFESRWPDVRWSASTASGKGTAHRDILLQFLEPFFAADSPKTRLEALTQGRILCGLREGTSGVAGVNQLVEQQLRRQQFISPEAQVYAGLPILISRNDYALGLFNGDTGVLWPDDQGGLRGWFEQEDGTLRSVSLAQLPAWQTSYAMTVHKSQGSEFNQVLLLLPQEDAPVLTRELLYTGITRAKQQLILCSPLELFLRTTGRQVIRYSGLSHKITTPSPQSNQE is encoded by the coding sequence ATGATGGCTGTTGACTGGCGTGAACTCGAACGGTCCTCTGGTCTACGCGCGATTGATCTCCAGGTCGGCCGACTCATGGAACGACTGGAACCACAGAAATCTTCCGCCGTACCCCTGCTGGCAAGCCTTGCTAGTTGGGCTGCAGGGCAGGGACATACCTGCCTGCCGCTGTCTGAGGTTTCCTCGCTGCTTGCTGAGCTGGGGATTTCCGTAGAGTGGGCGGATGACGAGGAGTCCCTAGAGCAACAACTGGAGAACTCTTCTCTGGTGGGGGAAGGAACTGCACACCTGCCCCTGATTCTCGAACATGACGGGAAACTCTTTCTTTACCGCTATCATCGCTGTGAGTTGATTATTGCTGAGTTCCTGAGAGAGCGCTCTCAACAGGTCCTGCCTCTGGAGCAATACGATCAGGAAAGAGCGCGTCTTCTTTTAGATCAGCTTTTTCCGATACACTCGACTGCCATCGATTGGCAGCGGGCTGCAGCGGCTCTTGCCCTTTCGAAATCGCTGGTGGTGATCTCAGGCGGGCCGGGGACAGGAAAGACCTACACCGTGGCCCGCATTCTCGCCTTGGTCCAAGAGTTGGCCTGCCAGCCCCTGCGCATGGCCCTGGTGGCCCCAACGGGTAAGGCGGCGCTTCGCTTGCAGGAGTCCATTGGCCAGGCCAAATCTGAGCTTGCCCTGGGGGGAGAGACAAGACTGGATCTCAAAGCGCAGACCTTACACCGTCTTTTAGGGTTTCAGGTGCGGGATGGATCTTTTCGCTTTCATCGGCATAATCCTCTGCATCTCGATCTTCTGGTGGTTGATGAGGCCTCGATGATCGACGTCAGCCTGATGGCAGCACTTTTGGAGGCACTGCCCGCCCGCTGTCGCCTGCTGCTCTTAGGTGATCGGGATCAGCTGGCCTCTGTAGAGGCAGGCAATCTCTTTGCCGATATCTGCGGACCGGGAGGTGTGGCCTGGTCTCTTGTCCAGGTGGAAAGGCTGGTGCCACTGCTGGGGGAGGGGATTCCGCAGGCAACAAGTGTCCCCCGGCCCCTGGACGATTCTCTGGTACTGTTGCAGAAAAGCAGGCGCTTTGCTGAAAATTCTGGCATTGGGGCTCTGGCCCAGGCCGTCAACCGTGGTAGCCAGGAAGACGTTCGCGAAATTTTTGAATCGCGCTGGCCGGATGTACGCTGGTCGGCGAGTACGGCTTCCGGAAAGGGGACAGCCCATCGCGATATCCTGCTCCAATTTCTTGAGCCGTTTTTCGCTGCCGACTCTCCCAAAACAAGGCTGGAGGCGCTAACACAAGGGCGGATCCTCTGTGGGCTTCGCGAGGGGACGTCCGGTGTGGCCGGAGTGAACCAACTGGTGGAGCAGCAGCTGCGCAGGCAACAGTTCATTAGCCCTGAAGCTCAGGTGTATGCGGGGCTACCCATTTTGATCAGTCGCAACGATTACGCCCTGGGGCTATTCAATGGTGATACCGGTGTCCTCTGGCCCGATGACCAGGGGGGGCTGCGTGGTTGGTTTGAACAGGAAGATGGAACACTGCGTTCCGTGTCCCTGGCCCAATTGCCTGCTTGGCAGACATCCTACGCCATGACAGTGCACAAATCACAAGGCTCGGAATTTAATCAGGTCCTGCTGCTCCTGCCCCAGGAGGATGCGCCGGTATTGACCCGAGAACTGCTCTATACAGGTATAACCCGGGCGAAGCAGCAGCTGATTCTCTGCTCCCCCCTGGAACTTTTCTTGCGAACCACCGGCAGGCAGGTTATTCGTTATTCTGGGTTATCTCATAAGATTACAACACCCTCCCCACAATCAAACCAGGAGTAG
- a CDS encoding ADP-ribosylglycohydrolase family protein, with protein MTTPLKAMVLASLAADSLALGAHWMYDTSQIDQKFGRVEELSAPDESSFHKRKERGDFTHYGDQTMVLLESIADFGGFSQKDFFEKWQALFADYSGYLDKATKTTLENRAQGLSLDQCGSKSSDLGGAARIAPLVYRYSGDLDGLLSAVREQTLLTHNNPATLAGAEFLARVVVQVLAGATPAAAVEAALEEGVNDLDLDIRLRSALDSANKESRTVIKQYGQMCGIAAALPGAVHLILRYPDDLKTALVENVMAGGDSAARGLVVGMILGATLGWEAIPQSWLTSMRASKDIEELLERIDGQI; from the coding sequence ATGACAACCCCGCTCAAAGCTATGGTACTTGCTTCATTGGCCGCCGACTCTCTGGCTCTTGGGGCCCACTGGATGTATGATACATCCCAGATTGATCAAAAGTTTGGACGGGTAGAGGAACTTAGTGCACCGGATGAGAGCTCTTTTCATAAGAGGAAGGAGCGGGGCGACTTTACCCACTACGGTGACCAGACCATGGTGTTGTTGGAATCCATCGCTGATTTTGGTGGGTTTTCTCAAAAAGATTTTTTCGAAAAATGGCAGGCATTGTTTGCGGACTATTCCGGCTACCTGGATAAGGCCACCAAAACCACCCTGGAAAATAGAGCACAAGGGCTGTCCCTTGACCAGTGCGGATCGAAATCCTCAGATCTTGGTGGTGCCGCCCGTATTGCTCCGCTTGTTTACCGCTACTCGGGGGATTTGGATGGCTTGCTTTCCGCTGTGCGTGAGCAAACCCTGCTCACCCATAACAATCCGGCGACCCTGGCAGGTGCAGAATTTCTTGCCCGTGTTGTTGTGCAGGTGCTTGCAGGGGCAACCCCGGCTGCAGCCGTGGAAGCGGCGCTTGAGGAAGGCGTCAATGATCTGGATCTTGATATTCGGCTTCGCAGCGCCCTTGATTCTGCAAACAAAGAAAGCCGCACGGTGATCAAGCAGTATGGCCAGATGTGCGGTATTGCCGCAGCACTTCCTGGAGCTGTGCATCTTATCTTGCGTTACCCCGATGATCTTAAAACGGCGCTGGTTGAAAATGTTATGGCCGGTGGCGATTCTGCTGCCCGTGGTTTGGTGGTGGGCATGATCCTCGGGGCGACTTTGGGCTGGGAGGCTATTCCGCAGAGCTGGCTTACCTCCATGCGGGCAAGCAAGGATATCGAGGAGTTATTGGAAAGGATTGATGGTCAAATCTGA
- the tpx gene encoding thiol peroxidase encodes MAQITLKGNAIDTIGELPAVGSAAPDFSLVTTELADVGLANYKGKKVVLNIFPSVDTPVCAASVRNFNKVAGENENTVVLCISADLPFAHTRFCETDGLKNVESLSVFRSPDFGKEYGVTITTGPLAGLLSRAIVVLDAEGKVTYTEQVPEITQEPNYDAALAAIK; translated from the coding sequence ATGGCCCAAATTACCCTGAAAGGAAATGCTATCGACACTATCGGCGAACTCCCCGCAGTTGGATCTGCAGCACCGGATTTCTCTCTGGTTACAACGGAGCTTGCCGATGTGGGACTGGCTAACTATAAAGGGAAAAAAGTAGTGCTCAATATCTTCCCCAGTGTGGATACACCGGTGTGTGCGGCTTCGGTTCGTAATTTTAACAAGGTTGCCGGTGAAAACGAGAACACTGTCGTTCTTTGCATCTCCGCTGATCTGCCCTTTGCACACACTCGTTTCTGTGAAACCGATGGCCTGAAAAACGTTGAGTCGCTTTCGGTTTTTCGCTCACCTGATTTTGGCAAAGAGTATGGTGTCACCATTACCACCGGTCCTCTGGCTGGGCTGCTTTCCCGTGCCATTGTCGTCCTGGATGCCGAGGGTAAAGTCACCTATACCGAGCAGGTTCCGGAGATTACCCAGGAGCCGAATTATGATGCGGCTCTGGCGGCTATCAAATAA
- a CDS encoding aminomethyltransferase family protein — protein sequence MKTTPLHSWHVEHNANMAAFGGYDMPLWYPAGAKAEHLAVINAAGLFDTTHMAVLTLKGPKVHALLQACFSKDLDRCIGPQKGPLASGRCVYGVFLDENGGVIDDAIVYQCSGDNYMIVVNASMGGPIASHLQSQNQFGDAAQVIDWTDKIGKIDIQGPKATAILSRLLQGADQVFEKMVYFSFKGSFAPEELPSTSVTLKDGTPLMVSRTGYTGEFGFELFIAPEHVERLWDELLAVGAEEGIIACGLAARDSLRAGAGLPLSHQDIGPWLFAENPWLFVLPLDESGSSFTKNCLGFSALQAAQEVEFTQPFAGFDPRKITLNDKAHVTTVDGEKIGTILTCTTDMAIDRVDGTIISLATPVESGRPESFTPRGLCCGFVRLKKKMAIGSEVILTDGKRKLKVEVRDDIRPDRTARKPMKTMLNA from the coding sequence ATGAAAACCACACCGCTGCACTCCTGGCACGTTGAGCACAACGCCAACATGGCCGCCTTTGGCGGATATGACATGCCGCTCTGGTATCCGGCAGGAGCCAAGGCTGAACACCTGGCTGTGATCAACGCAGCCGGTCTCTTTGATACCACCCACATGGCTGTGCTGACCCTGAAGGGACCTAAGGTCCATGCCTTGCTTCAGGCCTGTTTTTCAAAAGATCTGGATCGGTGTATCGGGCCGCAGAAGGGACCGCTGGCGAGCGGACGCTGCGTCTATGGCGTATTTCTTGATGAGAATGGTGGTGTTATTGACGATGCCATCGTCTACCAGTGTAGTGGCGATAACTATATGATCGTGGTTAACGCCTCCATGGGCGGGCCCATTGCCAGCCATCTTCAGTCTCAGAATCAGTTTGGTGATGCGGCGCAGGTAATCGATTGGACTGACAAGATCGGAAAAATCGATATTCAGGGGCCCAAAGCCACTGCCATTCTCAGCCGGTTGCTTCAGGGTGCTGACCAGGTCTTTGAAAAAATGGTCTATTTTTCATTCAAAGGCAGTTTTGCACCTGAAGAACTGCCCTCGACCAGTGTTACCCTCAAAGACGGTACCCCGCTGATGGTCTCCCGCACCGGCTATACCGGCGAGTTTGGCTTTGAGCTCTTTATCGCCCCGGAACATGTGGAGCGTCTTTGGGACGAACTCCTGGCCGTTGGTGCAGAAGAGGGGATCATTGCCTGTGGGCTGGCAGCCCGTGACTCCCTACGTGCCGGTGCCGGTCTGCCCCTCTCTCACCAGGATATCGGCCCCTGGCTGTTTGCAGAAAATCCCTGGCTTTTTGTGCTCCCCCTGGATGAGAGTGGTTCCTCATTCACCAAAAACTGTCTTGGATTTTCCGCCCTGCAAGCGGCTCAAGAGGTGGAGTTTACCCAGCCCTTTGCCGGTTTTGATCCCCGCAAAATTACTCTGAACGACAAGGCCCATGTGACTACGGTTGATGGAGAGAAGATCGGCACAATCTTGACCTGTACCACCGACATGGCCATTGATCGTGTGGATGGCACCATTATCAGTCTGGCAACCCCGGTTGAATCCGGGCGGCCGGAATCCTTCACGCCACGAGGACTCTGTTGCGGCTTTGTTCGTCTCAAGAAAAAAATGGCTATCGGCAGTGAGGTTATCCTCACCGATGGCAAACGTAAACTCAAGGTCGAGGTCCGCGACGATATACGCCCCGACCGCACCGCTCGCAAACCCATGAAGACCATGCTCAACGCATAA
- the gcvH gene encoding glycine cleavage system protein GcvH → MKEIDELLLPEDLGYTDDHEWAQKTGETFRIGVSDYAQDQLGDIVFVELPEVGDSFAKGDECGTLESVKAVSELYTPLSGEVVAVNEALTDNPELINEDPYGAWILEIKPSNPAEFDALHKAAAYLAMLKE, encoded by the coding sequence ATGAAAGAAATCGATGAATTGTTGCTGCCTGAGGACCTCGGCTACACCGATGATCACGAATGGGCCCAAAAAACGGGAGAGACCTTCCGTATCGGTGTCTCTGATTACGCGCAGGATCAGTTGGGCGATATCGTTTTTGTTGAGCTGCCCGAAGTCGGCGACAGCTTTGCAAAGGGAGATGAGTGCGGCACCCTGGAGTCGGTTAAAGCCGTTTCCGAGCTCTATACGCCCCTCTCTGGTGAGGTCGTGGCAGTCAACGAGGCCCTGACAGACAACCCCGAGCTGATCAATGAGGATCCCTACGGTGCCTGGATTCTTGAGATCAAACCCAGTAACCCCGCTGAGTTTGATGCACTGCACAAGGCTGCCGCGTACCTGGCAATGCTCAAAGAATAA
- the gcvPA gene encoding aminomethyl-transferring glycine dehydrogenase subunit GcvPA, giving the protein MRYLPHTPEDISDMLTAIGVDSLDGLFASVPEPCRMTNAWDLPAAKSEWQLNDHMRALASSMAIGEEGKVLIGAGSYRHYIPETIRALASRSEFLTAYTPYQPEMAQGTLQGIFEYQTLTARLLGVDVVNASMYDGASALAEALLMGLRIAKKKKKVAISKAIHPHYRAVVKAYLRPTSYEIVELELGADGRTDLGSLNNQSDIAAVALQSPNFFGVIEELEQAATTIHDAGSLFVACFSEPLAYGLMKNPGDCGADIVCGEGQSFGIAPSFGGPGLGMFGCKQAYTRNLPGRLVGETKDLDGKRGYVLTLATREQHIRREKATSNICSNQGVCAMTAAMYMASLGGTGLRKLSRVNYDKSEYLKGQLLAAGGSLVFAAPTFNEFVVRLPGDFAAKRKKLLEKGIVAGLELEGLYPELAGAYLFCVTETIDKATMDTIVAEVAA; this is encoded by the coding sequence ATGCGCTATTTGCCCCATACTCCTGAAGATATCAGTGATATGCTCACGGCGATCGGTGTGGACAGCCTTGACGGGCTTTTTGCCTCTGTGCCTGAGCCGTGTCGCATGACCAATGCCTGGGACCTGCCCGCTGCCAAAAGCGAGTGGCAACTCAACGATCATATGCGTGCGCTTGCCTCTTCAATGGCAATCGGCGAGGAGGGAAAGGTCCTGATCGGTGCAGGCAGTTACCGCCACTACATCCCCGAGACCATTCGCGCCCTGGCAAGCCGTTCTGAGTTCCTCACCGCCTACACGCCCTATCAGCCGGAGATGGCGCAGGGGACCCTGCAGGGCATTTTTGAATACCAGACGCTGACCGCGCGTCTTCTTGGTGTGGATGTGGTCAATGCCTCCATGTACGACGGTGCCTCAGCCCTGGCCGAGGCCCTGCTCATGGGCTTGCGCATCGCCAAAAAGAAGAAAAAGGTGGCGATCTCCAAGGCGATTCATCCCCATTATCGGGCGGTGGTCAAGGCCTACCTGCGTCCCACCAGCTATGAGATTGTCGAACTCGAACTGGGTGCTGATGGACGGACTGATCTTGGCAGCCTCAATAACCAGAGCGATATTGCCGCTGTGGCCCTGCAGTCACCCAACTTTTTTGGGGTGATTGAAGAGCTTGAGCAGGCCGCGACCACCATTCACGATGCGGGCTCCCTCTTTGTGGCCTGTTTTTCTGAGCCGCTTGCCTATGGGCTTATGAAAAATCCTGGGGATTGCGGTGCGGATATCGTCTGTGGTGAAGGCCAGAGTTTTGGTATTGCACCTTCCTTTGGCGGACCGGGGCTTGGCATGTTTGGCTGTAAACAGGCCTACACCAGAAATTTGCCCGGACGACTGGTGGGGGAGACCAAAGACCTGGACGGCAAACGCGGCTACGTGCTGACCCTTGCCACCCGCGAACAGCATATTCGTCGTGAAAAGGCGACCTCGAATATCTGCTCCAACCAGGGTGTCTGTGCCATGACCGCTGCAATGTATATGGCCTCTCTGGGCGGAACCGGACTGCGCAAGCTTTCCCGGGTGAACTATGATAAGAGCGAGTACCTCAAAGGACAACTGCTTGCCGCCGGTGGCAGCCTGGTCTTTGCGGCCCCCACCTTCAATGAGTTTGTGGTCAGGTTGCCCGGTGATTTTGCTGCCAAACGCAAAAAGCTGCTGGAAAAAGGTATTGTCGCCGGTTTGGAACTCGAAGGCTTGTATCCTGAACTGGCCGGTGCCTACCTCTTCTGCGTCACCGAAACCATTGATAAAGCAACCATGGATACCATCGTCGCGGAGGTGGCAGCATGA
- a CDS encoding selenium metabolism-associated LysR family transcriptional regulator produces MDIRKLDVFRKVVELKSFTKAAEAALLSQPTVSEHIRNLEEELGLKLVDRLGREVEPTPVGMVLYRYAVRMTQLQQEALQAVARYNGDLSGELRIGASTIPGAYILPGVIGSFCSRYREVKPVMQMNSSRAVAALIVEGSIDLGMVGAIWNERGLEWTAAFSDTLVLAVAPLHPLAEAKNVTVIDMAKLPFIQREQGSGTRRVVAKMFEQNGIRESELKEVAVLGSNEAVREAVKAGLGVAIISSRSVAQDVKCGTLVAIDIDDEAARRPIYLLQRKNRELSPVATAFVEHLRQAAAQEESVQLG; encoded by the coding sequence ATGGATATCAGAAAATTGGATGTGTTTCGTAAGGTGGTTGAACTGAAAAGTTTTACCAAGGCTGCAGAGGCTGCCCTCCTCTCTCAACCCACAGTCAGTGAACACATTCGAAATCTGGAAGAAGAACTGGGGCTGAAACTGGTTGACCGACTCGGGCGCGAGGTCGAGCCCACTCCGGTTGGCATGGTACTCTACCGTTATGCGGTGCGCATGACCCAGCTGCAACAGGAGGCCTTGCAGGCGGTCGCCCGCTATAATGGGGACCTCAGCGGCGAGTTGCGCATTGGTGCGTCCACTATTCCCGGCGCCTATATTCTTCCCGGGGTGATCGGGTCTTTCTGTAGCCGCTATCGTGAGGTCAAGCCGGTGATGCAGATGAACAGCTCCCGTGCTGTGGCAGCACTGATCGTTGAGGGAAGTATTGATCTGGGCATGGTCGGGGCCATCTGGAACGAGCGTGGACTCGAGTGGACTGCGGCCTTCTCCGATACTCTGGTCCTTGCTGTCGCTCCCCTCCATCCCCTGGCAGAGGCAAAAAATGTCACCGTTATTGATATGGCCAAACTCCCCTTTATTCAGCGGGAACAGGGCTCCGGAACCCGGCGGGTTGTCGCCAAGATGTTTGAGCAGAATGGCATTCGTGAATCTGAGTTGAAGGAAGTGGCCGTTCTGGGATCGAATGAGGCTGTGCGGGAGGCTGTCAAGGCCGGGCTGGGAGTGGCGATTATTTCCTCACGTTCGGTGGCCCAGGATGTGAAATGCGGTACCCTGGTCGCCATTGATATTGACGATGAGGCGGCTCGGCGTCCTATCTATCTGTTGCAGCGTAAAAACCGTGAACTTTCACCGGTGGCAACGGCCTTTGTCGAGCATCTGCGTCAGGCGGCTGCTCAGGAGGAATCGGTTCAGCTGGGCTGA
- a CDS encoding Lrp/AsnC family transcriptional regulator, translating to MLIDATSLAIINQLKDGRASYKKIAEELSLAEGTVRSRVKKLMDEGVLSISGLVNPEALPDQQIIMVGVRVKGMDLVKKGEEFSKLKSVISVCVVTGQFDLIVTAMLSKDFGLLEFFTKEVATIDNVRSVETFVAYKSFNLKVPLTSQPMLGSEDQDRCSRTVKKNSCLPVKAEG from the coding sequence ATGTTGATCGATGCCACCAGTCTCGCTATAATTAACCAACTCAAAGACGGCCGTGCTTCCTACAAGAAGATCGCTGAAGAACTCTCTCTGGCAGAGGGGACGGTGCGCTCACGGGTGAAAAAGCTCATGGATGAGGGGGTGCTCTCCATCTCCGGGTTGGTCAATCCCGAAGCCTTGCCCGATCAGCAGATTATTATGGTTGGCGTCAGGGTCAAGGGGATGGATCTGGTTAAAAAAGGAGAGGAGTTCAGCAAGCTCAAATCAGTCATTTCCGTCTGTGTGGTTACCGGCCAGTTTGATTTGATCGTCACAGCCATGCTCAGTAAGGATTTTGGCCTGCTTGAATTTTTTACCAAAGAGGTGGCCACCATCGACAATGTTCGCTCGGTTGAGACTTTTGTCGCTTATAAAAGCTTTAATCTGAAGGTACCGCTGACCAGTCAACCCATGCTGGGCAGTGAAGATCAGGATCGCTGTTCCCGTACAGTGAAGAAAAACAGTTGTTTACCTGTAAAGGCCGAAGGGTAA